In one Octopus sinensis unplaced genomic scaffold, ASM634580v1 Contig11955, whole genome shotgun sequence genomic region, the following are encoded:
- the LOC115229129 gene encoding uncharacterized protein LOC115229129: MELPIDATAKSDVRAAIRLLNAKGIKPIEIPHQLTEVYGKSCMDIKNVRKWCRDFVVGHTEIHLEDRSGRPSISDETVEMVEQILRENRRITLDDLRILVPEVSRSTIHRALSEKLQYQKVCARWVPRMLTEKP, from the coding sequence ATGGAGCTCCCAATTGATGCTACCGCCAAGTCTGATGTTCGTGCAGCTATTCGGCTTTTGAACGCAAAGGGCATTAAACCGATTGAAATTCCTCACCAATTAACGGAAGTGTATGGCAAGTCGTGCATGGATATCAAAAATGTTCGCAAGTGGTGCAGAGATTTTGTAGTTGGCCATACTGAAATTCATCTCGAAGACAGAAGTGGGCGACCATCAATTTCCGACGAGACAGTCGAGATGGTTGAGCAAATCCTGCGTGAAAATCGGCGGATAACTCTGGATGATCTCCGCATTTTGGTTCCTGAGGTTTCCCGAAGCACCATTCATAGGGCCTTGAGTGAAAAGTTGCAATATCAGAAGGTGTGCGCAAGATGGGTCCCACGAATGCTCACAGAAAAGCCATAA